In one window of Cololabis saira isolate AMF1-May2022 chromosome 23, fColSai1.1, whole genome shotgun sequence DNA:
- the LOC133424069 gene encoding E3 ubiquitin-protein ligase TRIM21-like yields MSAGSNLRSADQFLCSICLDVFTDPVSTPCGHNFCKTCITQYWDDNVLYKCPICQETFYTRPQLKVNTFIREMVSEFRREAQQKSSSSSSEQQAAEPGEVPCDVCTGTRLKALKSCLVCLLSYCETHLEPHLTMSGLKRHQLVEPVENLEDRICTKHDKPLELFCKTDQTCVCTLCSVLEHKTHEFVPLREEYEGKKAELQKTEAEIQQMIQKRRLKIQEIRASLKISNDAADREKAEGVQVFTDLKESVERRLKEFMKEMEDKQKTAEKQAEDFIKDLEQEICELKKRSSEVEQLSRSEDHLHLLQRFSSLEDAPPTKNWTEVRVHPPSYEGTVVRAVDQLEKNLREKMKNKLFEAELRRIQQFEADVTLDPDTAHPRLILFDDGKQVYDGDVWKNLPDNPERFSKYVIVLGKQSFSSGRFYFEVQVKGKTDWDVGVARESVNRKGDIPLRPQDGFWTVGVRNVNEYFALSGPSVRLHPSSPPEKVGVFVDYEEGLVSFHDVDAAALLYSFTGCSFREKLHPFFNPGLNDGSENSAPLIVCPVNQTV; encoded by the coding sequence ATGTCTGCTGGCAGCAACCTGAGATCTGCAGATCAGTTCCTGTGCTCCATCTGTCTGGACGTGTTCACTGATCCAGTCAGCACACCATGTGGACACAACTTCTGTAAAACCTGCATCACTCAATACTGGGATGATAATGTTCTCTACAAGTGTCCCATATGTCAGGAGACCTTCTACACCAGACCTCAGCTGAAAGTCAACACCTTCATCAGAGAGATGGTTTCTGAGTTCAGACGTGAAGCTCAACAgaaatccagcagcagcagctcagagcaACAAGCTGCAGAACCAGGAGAAGTTCCCTGTGACGTCTGCACTGGAACCAGACTGAAGGCCCTGAAGTCCTGCCTGGTGTGTCTGCTGTCCTACTGTGAGACTCACCTGGAGCCTCATCTGACAATGTCAGGTCTGAAAAGACATCAGCTGGTGGAGCctgtggagaacctggaggacaggatttgtacgaagcaCGATAAACCTCTGGAGCTGTTCTGTAAGACCGACCAGACATGTGTCTGCACGCTCTGCTCTGTTTTAGAGCACAAGACTCATGAGTTTGTTCCTCTGAGAGAAGaatatgaaggaaagaaggcagaGCTGCAGAAGACAGAGGCTGAGATtcagcagatgatccagaagagACGACTGAAAATTCAGGAGATCAGAGCGTCTCTGAAGATCAGTAACGATGctgcagacagagagaaagCAGAAGGTGTTCAGGTCTTCACTGATCTGAAGGAGTCTGTTGAGAGACGTCTGAAGGAGTTCATGAAGGAGatggaagacaaacagaaaactgcagagaaacaGGCTGAAGACTTCATCAAAGatctggaacaggaaatctGTGAGCTGAAGAAGAGGAGCTCTGAGGTGGAGCAGCTCTCACGCTCTGAAGATCACCTGCACCTCCTCCAAAGATTCTCATCCCTGGAAGATGCTCCACCCACCAAGAACTGGACAGAGGTCAGAGTCCATCCACCTTCATATGAGGGGACTGTGGTGAGAGCTGTGGACCAGCTGGAGAAGAACCTCAGAGAAAAGATGAAGAATAAGCTGTTTGAAGCTGAGCTGAGGAGGATCCAGCAGTTTGAAGCTGATGTGACTCTTGATCCTGATACAGCTCATCCCCGACTCATCCTGTTTGATGATGGAAAACAAGTGTATGATGGTGATGTGTGGAAGAATCTCCCAGATAATCCAGAGAGATTCTCTAAATATGTTATTGTTTTAGGAAAACAGAGTTTCTCTTCAGGCAGATTTTACTTTGAGGTTCAGGTTAAAGGAAAGACTGACTGGGATGTAGGAGTGGCCAGAGAGTCGGTCAACAGGAAGGGAGACATCCCACTGAGACCTCAGGATGGTTTCTGGACTGTTGGAGTGAGAAATGTAAACGAGTACTTTGCCCTCTCTGGTCCTTCAGTCCGTCTCCATCCCAGTTCTCCTCCTGAGAAGGTGGGGGTGTTTGTGGATTATGAGGAGGGTCTGGTCTCCTTTCATGATGTAGATGCTGCAGCACTTCTCTACTCCTTTActggctgctccttcagggagaAACTCCACCCGTTCTTCAATCCTGGTCTCAATGATGGAAGTGAAAACTCTGCTCCTCTGATCGTCTGTCCTGtcaatcaaactgtctga